The Edaphobacter flagellatus sequence CGATCCTCCGAACATCTTCCGCCTTCGTTAGGTCGGCGGCGATCGTTTCGATGCTGCGACCGGTGGACTTCAATCGTGCGGCAACCTCGGAGAGTTTCTCCTGGCTGCGAGCCACGAGAATGAGATCGTAACCGCGCTTGGCAAGGCGATCGGCGTAAACTGCGCCGATGCCGGTGGAAGCACCAGTGACAAGAGCGGTGCCTTTCGATGTGAATGCTGACATGGTGTTGAACCTCCTAGATTCCCGAGGTATTTTCCCTCGCACTTGAATAGATTAGACCGGTCGGTCTATGGATGCATAAAATTGTTTATTGTTAGAAGTTAGGCGTCGAGATTGGACACTCGCTCTTCCAGCATTTTTCGAAGAGCAACTTTGGTTGCTGGCCAGTCCCTAAACGTGAAGGAATAGTTCACGGTGTCGCGAACGAATCCGTCGCGCATAATTGTGTGGCAACGCAAGACTCCGTCACGTATAGCTCCAATTCTCTCCATGGCACGTTGCGATCGAACATTTCTGATATCAGTATTTAGCTCAACTCTGTTCGCCAAGATCCCTTCGAACGCGTGATTGAGCATTAGATACTTAGCCGCAGTATTGATGTGCGTCCGTCGGTATGGCGCACCTAGCCAAGTTTTCCCCAACTCTAGCCTTTTGTGTTCCGGCACGACGCGATAAAAACTCGTTGTCCCGACTGCCGATTGACTCGCTTCGTCGATGATGGCGAAGTTCAGCTCTGTGCCTCGCCTGTTGGCGTCCATTGCCCCGCCAATCCATGCCTCTAATTCGTCCCTCGATTCGAGGTGGGCAAAAGTCATGTAGCGCCAGATGTCCTCCTCTGTCGACCAACGATAGAGCTGTTCGAGATGGCTGTAATCGACGAGAGAAAGGCGCACCGAATAACCCTGGAGAGTTACCGGTTGCAAGGGCCATTGAAATAGCGACTCAGAATTTTGTGTTGCCACGTTGGACTACCTCCAGTCTTGCTCAAACCACGTTGCTTGTGTACTTCCAGATGTCGGGGGCACTCGGACCACTCTATCGGGATCTGCCTTTGCGAAAAAGAAAGATACCTCTCTGATAGACAGGATCAGGTCGCGTACGGGAGAGGTTGGAAGCGGTGGAGATTCCGCTGAAGAGTACGAACCAATCCCAAAGTTGTTGCCAGAGGCTTTTGTTTTCGCCTGAAGGCATCTCACTTCCCCCCAATTTTGTTCGATTTATTCAAAGCTCTGCAGGCACGTAGTGTTCACGCTAAGCGCTGCAACTCAGCTCCGACCTCATAGCGTGCTGCAGGTTTCCGATGAGAGAGGTTAGGTCCGAGCGCTTTGCGGGCCGCTTCGAAATTGTTCCAATCCGCGATGTTTGGCAGAGCGGGAATCGTCACTACCTCGTGTTGATTGAGGCCGGCAAGAGCCGCGTCGACCATGTCTTCAGCACTCATCACGATCTCGCTTGGCAGTTGCTCTACTGGCCGACCGGCCTTTGCCCAGAAAGGGGTTGCGGTCGCGCCGGGCAGGACAACCTGAACAGTGACTCCCATGCTTGCAACCTCCTCATGCAGCGCTTGCGTAAAGTTCACAACATAAGCTTTAGTACCGCTGTAGGTCCCATTCAGACGCTCCGGCGCAAGGGCAACCACCGAAGCAATATTGATCAATAAGCCGCGCTTACGAGCTATAAAACCCGGTAGAGCCGAGAGAGCCAACCGTGTTAGCGCCGTCACGTTGAGGTAGATCATCGACTCCAGATTGTCGATGTTCGAGGCGAGAAGCTTGCCGGCACTACCGAGGCCGGCATTATTGACGAGCGCCGTTATTCGAGAATCGCTTCTCAACCGTTCGGCGATGCGTTCTACATCGACCGCATTCGTCAGATCCGCCGGAATGGTCTCGATGGTGCGGCCGATAGACTTCAATCGCGCGGCAGTCTCGGAAAGCTTCTCGGCGTCGCGTGCAACGAGGATGAGATCGTAGCCACGTTGGGCAAGGCGGTCGGCATAGACCGCACCGATACCGGTCGACGCGCCAGTGATAGGAGCAATATCCTGATGTGTTGATTCAGACATGTATGCTGCCTCCCGGGTGAACGAAGCTTTTCACCCGCGCCTTGATAAGAAGCACTTGCGGTGCCAAAACCCGTCGAGCCGCTAGTACGCACAAAATGAGCAGTTTAGAGTTTTCCGCCCTGTCGAAGATGTGTTGCGTGTTGCAAATGTTGAAAATATAAGTCGACAGAAGCTATCGCAGAGAAGCTCCCACTCTCTGCCCTACGCCGCCATCCGCTCTGTCCGTGGACGAATAGCCAGAACGCTGCATGGCGCATTCTCCTCTAAACCGGCTACCGTACTCCAAAGGCGAGAAATATGGGTACTATGTTGCCGAAGCCCGATGATAAGTAGGTCTGCATGGCTCGAGCGAAGGAAAGAGCATCGACGTGTCTTTGATGTTGCTTATGGCAGCTTGATCAATTAGTTGAGGTAAGAGTGTAACTAGCCGTGCGTGAGAGGCTCCCTGAGGTTGCGGTGATAGTTACGATGGAGGTTGTTGTCTTCGCTCCTGATCCGCCGCAACCTGAAATAGAGTAAAGCGCACCGGCGGCCAGGACTGTCCAGAGGCTCGCAGAGAGCAGACGCCGTGAACGTCCGCGGATCAACAACCATGCTCCGATGCTAAGTGTGAATACTATTCCGGGTGTATAGCGTTGTCCAGGCCCGGAACGGGTTGCAGCAGATGATGTTGCGCTGAAGGTGACGGTCGTAGTCGAAGCTGCACCGCCGGAAGGCGTTACTGTTAACGGGCTGAAAGCGCAGGAAACCCCTGAAGGTAGCCCGGAACAGGAGAAGGCGACGGTTGAGTTAAAGCCGTTGGAAGGTGTGACGGTAACAGTGGCGGAAGCCGGCGAAGATTTTGTCTCAGTTCCACTTGCGGAACTGAGAGAGATTGCAAAGTCGGAAACAGGCGCGGTGATGGTAACGGTGACTGCGGTTGAGGTCGAAGCGCCAAAGGTTGTTGTCCCAGCGTATTTTGCTGTGATGCTGTGGGATCCGGCAACAAGCGAAGACGTGCTGAACGTCCCTTTCCCCGTTCCATCGAGTGTCCCGGTTCCCAATGTGGTGGTGCCATCGAAGAAGGTGACTGTACCTGACGGTATAGCGCTGCCTGAAGCCGCGGTCACGGTTGCCGCCAATGCGATGCTGGTTCCCGTCACGGTGGAAGTGGGCGAAGCGCTCAAGGTTGTTGTTGTCGCAATAGACGCCGCATTGACTGTAATGGAGACGGCAGATGAGGTGCTGCTCGCGAAGCTGGTATCTCCACCATAGACGGCAGTGATGCTGTGGCTTCCACTGGCCGTCAGAGCGGAAGTGGCAAGCGTGGCTGTGCCGGAGGAGAGCGTGCCGGTACCCAGACTGGTTGTTCCGTCGAGGAAGGTGACGGTGCCGGTGGGAGTTCCAGTACTGCCGGAGGCCCCGGTGACGGTGGCGGTGAGGGTAATGCCGGCGCCGGGGTTAATGGTCGTCGCGGACGAGCTGAGCGCGATTGTCGTAGCGTACTGGGTCACTTTCGGCGCAACGATATTGAGCAGAACGGTCTGGCCGACGAGGATGTCCGGCTTGCCATCTTTGTTGAGATCGAGCGCAGTAGCGGTTCCGGAAGTGGCGATAGAGATAAGGTCTTTTGGAATGATGTTGCTGTTGTATGGAACCGAAGTAAAGGTGCCATCCCCGTTGCCGTAGAAGAGGCCGCCGAAGTCATTGGAATCGAGTAAGGCGAGGTCAATTTTGCCGTCGTTATCGAAGTCAGCGGAAGCAAGACCGCTGGAGCGGATGGCGTCGCCGCCTGCGAGGTTGGCGAACTTTGGAGTGGCGAAGGTGCCGTCTCCGTTGCCGAGGGCGATGGCGAGTTGGGCCTGCGAGGAAGACGTCTCGGTGAGAGCAGCGATATCGAGCTTGCCGTCTTTGTTGAAGTCGGCGACGGTAATTTGTCCGAGATAAGTTGTGGTGATGGCAGATACAGGGGCGGCGAAGGTTCCATCCGGCTTGGCGAGAAAGACCTGCACATAGCTGGTGGTCACGCCTACTCCATTGACGACTGCAAAGCTGCTACTGCGGGCGACGATGTCGGTGAGGCCATTGTTATTGACGTCAGCTGTAGAAGAGATCTGCGGAAGGTTTGCGCTGCTGGTGAACGGAGTGCTGCTGGTAGCAGTATAGGTGAGGGCGATAGCGCCAAAGGTACCGTTTCCGTTGCCAGGAAGCACGGCTATGCCGCGGTTGAAGCTGCCGGTAGTGCCGCCGGCGGTCTCGTCGAAGACGGCGGCTAGATCATTTTTGCCGTCATGGTTGAAGTCGGCGATGCGAAGACTGGTGATGCTCGTAGCGTTGTCGTAGGTGGACGCGATCTGTGGGAATCCGGTAGCGGTTGCGGCCGCGAAGGTTCCATCGCCGTTGTTCAGCGCGACAAAGTAGACGCTGTACCCACGGTAGTTGGAGACGTAGACGGCGTCGGCCTTGCCGTCGCCGTTGATATCGCCGAGCGCGTAGCTGCTGGGAGTGAGGTTGGAGGTGTTTTCGGTGACGGGCGAGGTGAACTCACTGACGGTGAAGGTCACGGATGTGGGCACGGTGATGGTGGAACCCTTCGTGAAGACTCCGCTGGCCGAGCCGAGCTGAACAGTGAAGACGGTGTTCTGGCCGTTAACGGTGCCGCTGGTGGGAATGATGAGGTCGGGATAACCGTCGCCGTTGACGTCGGCGAGATTGGCGCCGGTGTAGGCGCCCGGCGCAACGGGCGCACCGACAAGGGTGCCGTCGCCTTTGCCCATCAGGACGTAGGCTGCGGCGTTGGCGCTGTCGTCGCCGGAGAAGAAACCTGAGTTCGAGAGACCGCTGTAGATGTCGAGGTTGCCGTCGCCGTCGAGATCGGTGGCGGTGACAAAGCCGGTGTTGGCGATGGAACTGTAGGAGGCGCCGGGGGCGAAAGTACCGTCACCTTTGCCAAGCCAGATGGAAA is a genomic window containing:
- a CDS encoding beta strand repeat-containing protein, which produces MLNRLTSCLRSSGLSRALSGYFQPTAHISRRQRIASALLFACLSYIIMGDEGCGSCGKNDVIDLSDSPTVRLGIFTAFGLGYALPFGNARPGLTAKLTGSDGSQTGTASFLGNFTAITQPSGNYFLMNRAADCSLNLATGSSALTGRASISGITTNYERTLHQLAQLTTTPDTYPLGCGAAPGGLSTRPAVVLPKKANSAYVFAAIAGNTSSNAVFILTPSSDLTTASFNALTSLPNATALTTADFNGDGNGDLLVVNAYNASSAFVSVVIGNGDGTFQNPVSYPTAGSMSVAAVVDDINNDGKPDLIVASDDQNISVLTGKGDGTFNAAQSFSAPLPGSSTPTSTPIVNLITADVNGDGKKDIICSNGLVLLGKGDGTFTPVSTPAFPYATATSGKGPNLAAGDINKDGKMDLVLNTGNVISIWLGKGDGTFAPGASYSSIANTGFVTATDLDGDGNLDIYSGLSNSGFFSGDDSANAAAYVLMGKGDGTLVGAPVAPGAYTGANLADVNGDGYPDLIIPTSGTVNGQNTVFTVQLGSASGVFTKGSTITVPTSVTFTVSEFTSPVTENTSNLTPSSYALGDINGDGKADAVYVSNYRGYSVYFVALNNGDGTFAAATATGFPQIASTYDNATSITSLRIADFNHDGKNDLAAVFDETAGGTTGSFNRGIAVLPGNGNGTFGAIALTYTATSSTPFTSSANLPQISSTADVNNNGLTDIVARSSSFAVVNGVGVTTSYVQVFLAKPDGTFAAPVSAITTTYLGQITVADFNKDGKLDIAALTETSSSQAQLAIALGNGDGTFATPKFANLAGGDAIRSSGLASADFDNDGKIDLALLDSNDFGGLFYGNGDGTFTSVPYNSNIIPKDLISIATSGTATALDLNKDGKPDILVGQTVLLNIVAPKVTQYATTIALSSSATTINPGAGITLTATVTGASGSTGTPTGTVTFLDGTTSLGTGTLSSGTATLATSALTASGSHSITAVYGGDTSFASSTSSAVSITVNAASIATTTTLSASPTSTVTGTSIALAATVTAASGSAIPSGTVTFFDGTTTLGTGTLDGTGKGTFSTSSLVAGSHSITAKYAGTTTFGASTSTAVTVTITAPVSDFAISLSSASGTETKSSPASATVTVTPSNGFNSTVAFSCSGLPSGVSCAFSPLTVTPSGGAASTTTVTFSATSSAATRSGPGQRYTPGIVFTLSIGAWLLIRGRSRRLLSASLWTVLAAGALYSISGCGGSGAKTTTSIVTITATSGSLSRTASYTLTSTN
- a CDS encoding SDR family NAD(P)-dependent oxidoreductase; this translates as MSESTHQDIAPITGASTGIGAVYADRLAQRGYDLILVARDAEKLSETAARLKSIGRTIETIPADLTNAVDVERIAERLRSDSRITALVNNAGLGSAGKLLASNIDNLESMIYLNVTALTRLALSALPGFIARKRGLLINIASVVALAPERLNGTYSGTKAYVVNFTQALHEEVASMGVTVQVVLPGATATPFWAKAGRPVEQLPSEIVMSAEDMVDAALAGLNQHEVVTIPALPNIADWNNFEAARKALGPNLSHRKPAARYEVGAELQRLA
- a CDS encoding GNAT family N-acetyltransferase — translated: MATQNSESLFQWPLQPVTLQGYSVRLSLVDYSHLEQLYRWSTEEDIWRYMTFAHLESRDELEAWIGGAMDANRRGTELNFAIIDEASQSAVGTTSFYRVVPEHKRLELGKTWLGAPYRRTHINTAAKYLMLNHAFEGILANRVELNTDIRNVRSQRAMERIGAIRDGVLRCHTIMRDGFVRDTVNYSFTFRDWPATKVALRKMLEERVSNLDA